The genomic segment TCCGCCAGCCAAAATAGCGAAACCCCGCAGTGCTCGAACACATACGGGGTTTCTCACCACAACGTTATATCGGAGATAACATCATGGCTGTGAAGAAGCATACCCAAATTCACTCTGAATTTATACTCGCAGTAAGATCCAATTGCGGATCGGGATCGAAAAAACGATCCCCTGTTGCAGCAAACTGGCTGAAAAAAGGAGGGTGCCGTCATGCTTAAACTTATCGACTCCACCCCAAAAGATCCGCTGGAACTGGTAGAACAATGCTTAGCGCTGACCTGCGCAGTCATCAACATCAATGAAGCTGCGGTAAAAGAGTCACTGCAATTTATCCTGCATGAAAAAATGGAAGCGCTGTTTAGTGCGCTTTATTGTGTGGAGGATGAAATGAAATCAGAGGTCGAAGGGCAGGTATAAAAATTATTGAAATCAGGGCATTGATAGGAAGAGATTCTTATCTTTGCCTCTGGTTCGAAAGTAAATTTTTAATAGCAGAAAGGCAAAACCTAATGAAAATAAAAACAATCAGCTACATAAAAAAACATGCCGCTGATTTAGATCTTTCTGAACCAATATTGGTAACCCATAACGACATACCCGCGTATGTTATCGAGTCTTTTGAAGATAGAAAATTTAAAGATGACGCGATAGCAATACTCAAGATTTTGACGCTTTCTGAAAAGGATAAACAGCAGGGTAAATTGTATTCTCGAAAGCAGTTGTTGAAGGAAATATAGTTAGCAATTGAGAGTGGTGTGATCAAAATTCAAAACACTCGGAGAAAATGTTTTAAAGAGATTATGAGGGTAGATGTTCCTAAACATAGCCAATCGTCGGGAGAGGCCGCCGTTGGGGTCGACTTGGCGTAAGCCAACGAAGCGCCCGTAGGCGGACTAGGCCCGACGCACTCCGGAGTAAAGTACAGATGGTCTTCCGGCCGAGCACAATGCCAATACCCACAATATCGCCTTTACGGCCGGAATATCCACAGAAGCTAATTAATCAGGTCTACCAACACCCATCAAAAATAGCCACACAACCGCCCCTTCATCTCCGCCCGCAGCAAAAACTCCGCCGCCCACTGCCGAACTTTCCCCATCCCATCCGACCGATAAGCAACAAACATCTGAGTAGCATGCTTATGCTCCTGCATTGGCTTCTTCACCAACTCACCGGCATTCAGCAACGGCAAACACAAATGATGAGGAATATAACCAATCCCTACATTTCGCCGAATCAAATCAATCGCAATATGAAAGTCAGGCACAAACACCGGCTTCTGGCCTTCAAGTAACCATGCCTGCTGCCGGGTGAAATTAATCGACGTATCGCGAATACAAATCGCCGGATATTTACGCAACTCGGCATTCTGCAAAGGATGAACCTGCGTGGCTAACGGATGCGTAGGGCCAACCACAAAATCCCAGTCCATTTGCCCGATAGGGGCGCTAATAATGCCCTCGGTACTGGGAACCGAGTGGGGTGCGCCAATGGCTAAGTCGGCCTTCTTACTGTACAGCGCATCCCAACTGCCGTTATACACTTCGGTATTCACTTTTAGCTGGGTAGAGGGAAATGCCTGCTCAAACTCACTGATAAACTCCACCAATGCACCAGGAGCGACAATATTATTTACCGCCACCGTCAGCTCGCGCTCAACCCCTTCATGCACCAATGCCGTATTGCGCTTCAGCGCATCCAGATCGTCAAGAATGGTCTTACTGTGGTGAATAAAATATTCACCGGCGGGGGTCAGTTCAATATAGCGCCCCTTGCGAATAAACAGCTCAATACCGAATGACTCTTCCAGCTTTTTAACCGTATAGCTGATGGCCGACGGCACTTTATTAATGTGCTCTGCGGCGGTGGTAATGCTTTTATATTCAGCAACCAGACGGACAATGCGAATAGTCTCATCAGAAATAAACATATTAAACCTGCGGGAGATTGGCGCGATTAATTGAAAAGCATCATGAAGCAGTTAATTAGCGGATGCAACCGCCTGTCAACGTTTGTGTTAAAGCGGATATATTCTCACTCCCGGTCAGGGGAGTGAGAACAGACAGAGCAGATAGCCGAACAGAGGTTTATTTGTTGGCAGAGGTGAGTTTGCTTAACACCGCGTAACACACACAGGCCACCAGAATGGAGTCTACCGATGGAATAGTGGTCAGGGTAAACATGCCTTTGATGGTCATAAAGCCAACCAGTGAACCGATAATCCATGCCACAAAGGTGGTGACTTTAATTTGAGATTCTTTAGCCAGCAGGCTTTCATCATAACCATTACGGCGATAGATAAAGAAGTCAGCAATATAAATGCCCGCCACCGGAGGAGTGGCCACACCAAGGAATAACAGGAACGGAATAAACCACGCCATAATATCCATGCTGCCAACGATGGCTGCCAGCACGCCTAAAGCCACGGTGATTTGCCATTTAGGGAAACGGGTAAGCAGAGTGGAAACCACCAGCGTGCCCTGAAACATATTGCCCGCGTTGCCGGTAACGGTAGCAAAAATCAGCAGAATGGCCGCCGGTAATACCGCGCCAAACAGAGCCATAGCCCCTAACAGTGAGCTTTGACCACTCAGTGCGCTCGGCGTTGCGCCCGCCCAGTACAGCAGTGGATAAGCAATCAGGAAGGTCAGCAATGCAGCGATAATAGCGTGTTTACGGTTATGCACAAAGCTGCCGAAATCCGGCAGGGTGGCGACTAAAACAATAATGGTACCCACCACCGATGAGATGGCCACCCCCATATTCATTGAGCTGAGATGTTCAACCACCGGCACTTTACCGTTAACCGCCACGTAAAGAATATAGCAAAGCACCAGCGCGATAATTGGCACTGCAAACTGCGCCACTTTACCCAGCACTTCAAAACCAAACGCGGTGGAGGCAACAAAGATAATACAACCGAAAGCAACCAACAGCGGAGTTGGCAGGTTAAAACCATATTGCGCCAGCAGGTCATGAACCGAATGACCAAACATATTGGCGGTAACGGTGATCCAGCCAAACAGGCTGATAGCCATCAGGATGTTGATGGCAATAGCCCCTTTCTCACCGAAGGCGTATTTCACGATGCCATAGGTAGGTAAGCGAGCCTTTTCCCCTACGCTGATAGTAATTGCCGCTAAAATAGCCAGAATTAATCCGCCAATGCTGACCACCTGAATCAACTCAGAGCTGGACAACTGATTACCTAAGCTGGATGAGGAAAGCAGTACCGGTGTAACGGCGATACCCAGCAAAATCATGGCGATACGGAGCCCTGAAGCAGTGTTTAAATTTTCACTCGTTTTGCGCATACGATATTCCTTTACGCTATAGCGTTTAGCTTAGGTGATGATGCCCGGTATATTTTCTCCAGCATCCTAAATCAGTGATCTCTTTTTGTCCTTCGGTTAACCATGGCTCTGCCAGCACGCCCAGCACTTCGCTGCCGTCTTGCAGTTTCACTTTGCCAATGGCTAAACCCGCAGGTTCGCTCATCAGTAAGTCAGCGAATGAACTTAATGGGAGTTCCCAGATTTCCAGCGATACCGAGGTGCCGCCTTCCATCACTCTGATCATGCCCGGGTGACGATCGTTAATGCTCCAGATGCGGTAGTGCGCATCGGTTTTATCTTCACGTACAAATACGCCGCCGGCTTTAAGCATATTCGGGTTGAGTTCCAGTCCACGCATTAGAGTGCCGTTGACCGCCAGCAAGGTTGTTGCTGCCATGTGTTGTCTCCTGTTAAATAATTATTCTGTCTAAAAGCCCCGCCAGGGCAGGGCTCAAAATGGGTTTACTACGGTGTAATCCAGGTGCCGGTTTTGTGTTCCAGCGCATCACGAATAGCTTCCGGGCTGGTAATTAACCCGCGGCCGGTTTTGCCATGCTGTTGGTTGTAAGCAATAAACCCCATAATGGCTTCCACTTTTGGCAACATGCTGCCAGCGCCAAACTGCTGCTGATCGATAAGTTCTTGCGCTTCCGCCATGGTCAGGTTGCTTAACCAACGCTGATCCGGCTGACCGAAATTGACCGCTACCTGCTTCACACCGGTAGGGATCAGCAGCAGGTCAGCTTCCAGCTGTTGAGCCAGCAGGGCGGATGCCAGATCTTTATCAATAACCGCTTCAACACCGGTTAACTGACCTTTGGCATCACGTACCACCGGAATCCCCCCGCCGCCGCAGGCGATAACCACACAGCCCTGAGCTAACAGACTGGCGATCACCTGATGTTCAATGATCTCTTGTGGCAAAGGAGAGGCTACAGTACGACGCCAGCCGCGGCCGGCATCTTCCATCACCGTCCAGTTCAGTTCCTGCTGGCGCTGACGGGCCGTGGCTTCATCAAAGAAGGCACCAATTGGCTTGCTGGGATGGCTAAACGCTTTATCGTCGGCGCTGACTAAAGTTTGAGTCACAATGGTCACCACCGGCTTATTAATTCCACGACGCTGAAGTTCGTTATTCAGCGCTTTCTGGAACATATAACCAATGGCACCCTGAGTATCACCAACCGCGTAATCCAACGGTACCGGCGCCACTTCCTGTTTTGACAACTCTGAACGGCGAAGAATAAAACCAACCTGTGGTCCGTTACCGTGAGTAACCACTAAGTCCCAGCCCGCTTCGATCATTTCGGCAATATGGCTAACGCTTTCAATTACTGACAGATACTGGTCAGGAATACTGTTGTGCTTATCGTCCGTAATCAACGCATTACCGCCTACTGCCACAATGGCTAATGGCTTACTCATGATGCTTTTCCTTCATGATGTTTTTCTGCATGCAGTCTGACCTGTTCTGCCAGTGCAGAAATGGCTTCAACAAAACCCGGCATTGGCGCGGTAGTAATACCAGCACCGATTTGGCCTACGCCGGCCTGTTTGTGTGCAATACCGGTATTAATGACCGGCAGAATGCCCCGATCGACCACTTTACGTGCATCAATACCGGCAGCGGTTGGTGCAAAGTTCAGCGCCGGTAGCGTAAAGGCCGGGTTGCCCCCCAGCGTGATGGCCTGCATCCGGCGGCTGTTATTGGTGGCATCATCCGGTGTACCACCAACAAATTTCACGATGGCCGGAGAAGAGGCCATGGCAAAGCCACCGACACCCGCGGTTTCGGTAATGGCGCTGTCACCTAAATCGGCGGCGGCATCTTCCACGCCATAGCTAGGGAAGAACAGACCTTCAACCGGGTTGGCAGGCGCCTGGAACCAGCGGTCACCGGTACCGGATAAACGGATACCAAAGTTGACACCGTTACGTGCCATTACGGTAACCATGGAGCTGAACGGTACGTTGGCGGCGGCATCCATCATGGCTTTACAGGCCGCCATAGACAGGTTGAGGAAGAAGTGATCGTTACCCACGATAAAGGCAGTAGCGCGCTGGATCAGATCTAACGGCAGGCCGCTTTCCAGCAGGGCAGGAATCAGGCGCTTAATCAGCAGGCCAGTGGCTGCGGCGTTACGGTTATGAACTTCATCACCCATATGCAGCGCTTGTGCCATCAGGGGTTTCAGTTCAAGGTCGCCTAAGATGGCAACGGCTTTTTTCAGTGCCGGAGCCAGTTCGTTTGCCATCCAGTGCAGGCGTTGCAGCACTTCATCATTGTTGGCACCAAAACGTAATACCTTGCCGAGCCCTTCGTTAAAGTTACTGAACGAACGGGCACCGTTGGTTTTATTTTCAATCACCCACAGCGGCATAGACGGACTGATAATCCCTGCCATCGGGCCAACGGCCTGATAATGGTGGCACGGTTCCAAATCCACCTGATGGTCCAGTACCATTTTTTCTGCCGCTTCATGGCTGGTGGCCCAGCCTTCAAACAGAATGGCACCAATAATCGCGCCTTTTACCGGACCGCACATGTTGTCCCAGCTAATCGGTGGACCGGAATGCAGAATCAGCTTGCGCTGAGACATAGCGCTGATAGCTTCACGGGCAAACATCACGTCAACCAGCGCTGGCTGGGCGCTAAGATATTGCTCAAATGCCTGCTTGTTGGCCTGTTCTACCAGTGGATGACGCATTAACCAGGCCAGATCCATACCTGCTTTAATGTTGCCCATAGCGGGTGGCTGCCAGCTCAGATTGATAACTTCACCACCGGCCTGTTGCAGGTTATTAGCAAAGCTTGCCAGACCTGCGTTAACCACTTTCAGCGGTTGACTAAATAATTGATTCATTGGGGACTCCATTATTTCTCTGCCTGCTGACGAGCAACATAACTTGCCCAAAGCGCAGCCTGTGCATTACAGCCTGCGACCAGAACGCCGGCCTGACGTAAATTATCTATTTGGCGCGACCTGACTTGCGGGTCGGCTTCGGTTCCACAAACGTGGGCAATTAACAGGGGAAGATTTTTGGCACCGAGTTTCTCGCGCACCTGACCAATCACCTCAAGCAGTTCATCCGCTGGCTCCATTGATGCGCCATAGCCCAGAACCAGATCGAACAGCACCACGGCGGTTTTAGGATCGCTAAGCTCTTCCTGAATTCGTTGGTTACGCAGGGTTGGGTCGATCATGGGGTGAGGACGACCGTTGGTGAAGTCGTCATCCCCCATATCGACAATGGTGTTGCCTTGGCTGTGCCAGATATCACTGAGTTGGGTATTGCCTTTTACCGGCGTATTGGAAGAGGCTGAGAATCCTTGCTGCTTACACAGCAGTTGCGCTTCATAACAGAAAGTACCACCGGCAAAAACACCGCGAATTTCACGACGCTGGGCAGGTAAGTGCACACTTTCAGCCGCCAGTACCTTTTCATCCGCAGGGGAAATTTGCGCCACGGAAGCTGGAATGGATTTCTGATTCAGCAGTGCCACCGCGACTTCTGCCGCATCGGCCAGCGTGTGAACAAAGGTGATGCCGGAGGTATGGAACTCTTGCGCATCGGCACCCAGGAAGTTAACCACGACGGGTTTACCGGCTTTTTGCGCCTGCTGCAAAATGCGTTCTGCTACCGGGCGGGCAGGCGGTTTGGAAATCAGTACAATCACCTGCGTTTCCGGATCGTTTGCCAGCGCATCCACACCAAACAGCATGGAAATGCCGCCAATCTCTTCGTGCAGGTCGTGTCCACCGGTGCCAAGAGCCTGAGAAA from the Limnobaculum zhutongyuii genome contains:
- a CDS encoding type II toxin-antitoxin system Phd/YefM family antitoxin, whose product is MKIKTISYIKKHAADLDLSEPILVTHNDIPAYVIESFEDRKFKDDAIAILKILTLSEKDKQQGKLYSRKQLLKEI
- a CDS encoding LysR substrate-binding domain-containing protein, which codes for MFISDETIRIVRLVAEYKSITTAAEHINKVPSAISYTVKKLEESFGIELFIRKGRYIELTPAGEYFIHHSKTILDDLDALKRNTALVHEGVERELTVAVNNIVAPGALVEFISEFEQAFPSTQLKVNTEVYNGSWDALYSKKADLAIGAPHSVPSTEGIISAPIGQMDWDFVVGPTHPLATQVHPLQNAELRKYPAICIRDTSINFTRQQAWLLEGQKPVFVPDFHIAIDLIRRNVGIGYIPHHLCLPLLNAGELVKKPMQEHKHATQMFVAYRSDGMGKVRQWAAEFLLRAEMKGRLCGYF
- a CDS encoding cytosine permease, coding for MRKTSENLNTASGLRIAMILLGIAVTPVLLSSSSLGNQLSSSELIQVVSIGGLILAILAAITISVGEKARLPTYGIVKYAFGEKGAIAINILMAISLFGWITVTANMFGHSVHDLLAQYGFNLPTPLLVAFGCIIFVASTAFGFEVLGKVAQFAVPIIALVLCYILYVAVNGKVPVVEHLSSMNMGVAISSVVGTIIVLVATLPDFGSFVHNRKHAIIAALLTFLIAYPLLYWAGATPSALSGQSSLLGAMALFGAVLPAAILLIFATVTGNAGNMFQGTLVVSTLLTRFPKWQITVALGVLAAIVGSMDIMAWFIPFLLFLGVATPPVAGIYIADFFIYRRNGYDESLLAKESQIKVTTFVAWIIGSLVGFMTIKGMFTLTTIPSVDSILVACVCYAVLSKLTSANK
- a CDS encoding allophanate hydrolase-related protein — encoded protein: MAATTLLAVNGTLMRGLELNPNMLKAGGVFVREDKTDAHYRIWSINDRHPGMIRVMEGGTSVSLEIWELPLSSFADLLMSEPAGLAIGKVKLQDGSEVLGVLAEPWLTEGQKEITDLGCWRKYTGHHHLS
- the arcC gene encoding carbamate kinase — its product is MSKPLAIVAVGGNALITDDKHNSIPDQYLSVIESVSHIAEMIEAGWDLVVTHGNGPQVGFILRRSELSKQEVAPVPLDYAVGDTQGAIGYMFQKALNNELQRRGINKPVVTIVTQTLVSADDKAFSHPSKPIGAFFDEATARQRQQELNWTVMEDAGRGWRRTVASPLPQEIIEHQVIASLLAQGCVVIACGGGGIPVVRDAKGQLTGVEAVIDKDLASALLAQQLEADLLLIPTGVKQVAVNFGQPDQRWLSNLTMAEAQELIDQQQFGAGSMLPKVEAIMGFIAYNQQHGKTGRGLITSPEAIRDALEHKTGTWITP
- a CDS encoding YlbE family protein — encoded protein: MNQLFSQPLKVVNAGLASFANNLQQAGGEVINLSWQPPAMGNIKAGMDLAWLMRHPLVEQANKQAFEQYLSAQPALVDVMFAREAISAMSQRKLILHSGPPISWDNMCGPVKGAIIGAILFEGWATSHEAAEKMVLDHQVDLEPCHHYQAVGPMAGIISPSMPLWVIENKTNGARSFSNFNEGLGKVLRFGANNDEVLQRLHWMANELAPALKKAVAILGDLELKPLMAQALHMGDEVHNRNAAATGLLIKRLIPALLESGLPLDLIQRATAFIVGNDHFFLNLSMAACKAMMDAAANVPFSSMVTVMARNGVNFGIRLSGTGDRWFQAPANPVEGLFFPSYGVEDAAADLGDSAITETAGVGGFAMASSPAIVKFVGGTPDDATNNSRRMQAITLGGNPAFTLPALNFAPTAAGIDARKVVDRGILPVINTGIAHKQAGVGQIGAGITTAPMPGFVEAISALAEQVRLHAEKHHEGKAS
- the fdrA gene encoding acyl-CoA synthetase FdrA, with protein sequence MSVKHKVFANLYQDSVSLMQISAQINKLPGIEQASVVMGTETNLIQLRDAGLDNGCQAGPNDLIIAVRGEDEACDEALALAEQRLKSKPEESNSGGVCPPVLTSLEMAKETAEDANLALISVPGDYAAAEAIKALNLGMNVMLFSDNVSMAHEKQIKELAQEKHLLVMGPDCGTAIVNGMPLGFANVVKRGAIGVVAASGTGLQEVSCRIDQLGAGISQALGTGGHDLHEEIGGISMLFGVDALANDPETQVIVLISKPPARPVAERILQQAQKAGKPVVVNFLGADAQEFHTSGITFVHTLADAAEVAVALLNQKSIPASVAQISPADEKVLAAESVHLPAQRREIRGVFAGGTFCYEAQLLCKQQGFSASSNTPVKGNTQLSDIWHSQGNTIVDMGDDDFTNGRPHPMIDPTLRNQRIQEELSDPKTAVVLFDLVLGYGASMEPADELLEVIGQVREKLGAKNLPLLIAHVCGTEADPQVRSRQIDNLRQAGVLVAGCNAQAALWASYVARQQAEK